From the Paenibacillus sp. R14(2021) genome, the window AACAGTTCATTCTCAAACATCCCCCGCTCTAGGAAATAGACACGATAATGGTCGATCGCCGCCTTCGCTTCCTCGGCATCCATGCCGCATAGCGCTTGAAAAGACTCGGCTAGCGGCGGACCGACGAATGGACGAAGCTGCTGCTTTGAGGGAATATCCTTATTCATCTGGCGAATCGCGAACTGCACGGCGTTCAGAATGCCCTCTCCAGGATCAGTAAGCGTGCCGTCCAGATCAAATAAGATTGTACGGTAGGACTTCAACGTCAATTCGTTCATAGTCGGAACACTCCTGTCAGTGGATTTGGATATTCTCGTAATGCTCGACCACCGGGAAAGGCTCGTAGTAATGATGCAGCAGCCTGCGCCACTCCTGATATTGCGCAGATTGTCTGAAGCCGACCGTATGATCCTCCAACGTTTCCCACCACACCAAGAGCAGATACTGATGTCTGTTCTCCAGGCATCGCCGAAGCTCATGGTTCACATAGCCCTTCATCGACGCGATGAGCGCCGAGGCCTCTATAAAGCTAGGTACGAACGAAGCATCAAGCTCCGGTTTCACATGCAGAACGGCTGTTTCTAATATCATGACTATCTCTCCTTCAATCCACATTGTGCATACCACTACTAGAATTTAAAATGCGCCTTGATCAGGCGGGCCGCCTGTTCCGGCTCCAGACCGCTGTTGTTCAATCGAAAATAACGTTCCCCGGGTACTTCTCCTGGATCTGAGTTCAGCCTATAGGTATCCAGACTTCGCAAAAGCTCCCACTCCGAATGCTCTACGTTCCGCTTTGTCGGCTTCTGCTCCAGACGATAAGGCGTGCGGTTCCGCTCCAGCCTCTTTTCCAAATCCGCTTCCAGTTCTACTAAATAAACCTCGCCGCCTTGAGACTCGAAAATCTCGCTGGCTTTGCGGACAAAATCCCAATCCTCTTGTTGATTAAACGCCCAGACGTACGTGAAAATCAGACCTTCCATCTCGCTGGCAGCAACGGTTTTGAAAATTTCGGTTCGAAACAGCTCCGTTAATCGCCAAGCTTCCGAGCTGAAGCCGAACAGCGGGTGAAGCAGCTCGATTGTCATATGATTATGAAATAGCTTCAGACCGGTTATTTTCTCAAGCTCGCGGCCGACAGTCATTTTACCTACCGCCTGCGGACCAAATAAGAGAACAAATTTCATAGGCTGCCTCCCCTATCAATTTGGAAAATTATATCCAACATCGTAGGAAACGGCAATCATTTTCTCTTTGGGGCATCAAAAAAGCATCTGCCCTCCACCAAGGACAGATGCTCTTAAAGGATTTCACTTGTTAGGGGGCCGTCGTTACCGGCTGCATGCAGCGACAACCTCTTGATAGGACAAGCTTCCGCCGAAGATATCGAGCGCGCTGCCGATCGTAATATCCAGCTTGCCGGCCGTCAGCGAACGGAACAGCTCCAAATCCTCGAACGACCGAGCGCCGCCCGCGTAAGTGGTCGGTATTGTCACCCAGCCTGCCAGCTGCTCGACTAAGCTTCTTAATATCCCCGTTCGTTTGCCCTCTACATCAACGGCATGCACGAGAAACTCGTCGCAATATTTTTCAAGCTCCCGCAAGTTCTCCTCATTGACCGTGAAGCTGCTGAACGTCTTCCACTGATTGGTCACAACGACCCACTGATCGTCCTTCTCCTTGCAGCTCAGATCGATAACGAGCCGATCCTTGCCGACTTCGGATACAATTCGCTGCAAATTGCCCATATTCAGCTGACCGTCACGAAAAATATATGACGTGACGATGACATGGGAAGCCCCTGCTTCCAAATACAGCGCCGCATTCTCCGCATGAATGCCGCCGCCGATCTGTAAGCCGCCCGGGTAGGCGCGGAGCGCGGCGAGCGCCGCTTCTTCATTGCCGCCGCCAAGCATGATGACGTGGCCGCCCGTTAGCTTGTCCCGTAGAAACATGTCCGCGTAGTAAGCTGAATCGTGCTCGGAAACAAAGTTCTCCACGACACCCTTGCCGCTAGCGTCCAGCGTTTCTCCGACGATTTGTTTCACTTTGCCGCTGTGCAGGTCAATACACGGTCTGAATTTCATCGATGTCCCTCTTCTCTCGTAATGATATCCACCAGCTCGGACAGGGCATGAATCGTATGCGCCGGACTGATCTCTTCACGAACCGGCTTCCGGTTTGGATTATAATGGCAGAAATCGATTCGTGACATCCGCGCGCCTTCGTAGTCATCCGTCAAGGAATCACCGACGAACAGAATTTCCGAGCGATCTACGCCTAGCGCTTCCACGGCTCTATCGAAAATCAACTTGTCCGGCTTGCTTACGCCGATCTCGTCCGAAATGAACAGATGCTGAAAGTAATGCGATACGCCTCCAGCCGCCAGCCGTTTGCGCTGTGCTTCTCCAATGCCATTCGAGACGATACCAACCCGATATCGGCCGTGAAGCCGAGCGAGAAGTTCCTCAGTCCCGTCCATGAAGTGGCAGGTCGCACTGAATATTTTCCAATAAGTAGACGCTAGAGAACGGGACAGCGTACTGTCATGACCCATTTGGAGAAGGGTATCTCGGAACGAATAATCCAGCACCTGCGAGATATGCAGACGATGTTCTACGCGATTGATCCAATAGTTCCAATTGATCGGCGCGAAGACCGTACGAAAGGTCTCCCACTCGAAGCCCTCAAGCTCAGCCAGCCGGTGAACATCAATCGTCTGTCGCATCGCCTCATGCTCGCTGGTATCGTAATTCAGGAGCGTATTATCCAGATCAAAAAGAATTGCTTTATACATGACTAAGCGGTCACTCGCTTTCGGATCAAATGCAAACACGCAAACCCCAGCCATGCTCCGACCGTATTGAGCAGAATATCGTCGATATCGAAGCTGCCTCGTTGAAGCAGCAGCTGCAGGGACTCAAGCAGAAACAATGCAAGCACGAAGACCACCGTAAACTTCAGCAGCTTTAGACGGCATATATACGGTACGGTAAGACCAAGCGGAGCGAAAACGGCAATATTGCCGACGAGATTCACCAGCCAATAATTCAGGTCGAAGCGGCCAGCATGAACAACATACAGCTTGATCGTATGTAAGGGCACGACGTTATAATGATAGCCGGACGAATGTGAGCTTGACCGGCCGAATCCGATAAACATCCAATAAATGAGCAGGACAGTATACGCGCACACTAGTATTCCAGTGACTACCTTCATTCGCTCGACGCACCTCATCTGCAGAACGATGTTCGCTCTCGCCCCTTCTCTATTTCAGCAGCTTCTGATAGCAAACCAAATCGAGCCAACGGTCGAATTTATAGGCAATCTCTTCATAGCAGGCGACCTGCTTATAGCCAAGCTTGCCGAATAACGCGATGCTGCCCGCATTTTCGGTACATATTGCCGCCACCAGGGAATGATAATTCAAGGCTCGGGCCGTCTCCTCTAGAAACAAGCCCGCTTCCTTGCCGATTCCTTGTCCAGTAAATGAAGGCTCCAAGTAAATGGCAAGCTCCGCCGTTACATTGAACGCCGGACGCTTCTTATGCTGCGTCAGCATCAGATATCCAGCATATTGCCCTTCAGCCAATACGACGTACGAACGGTACATGTCCGCCAGCGGCTCGATCAGCTGCTTCATTTGCTCTGCCGAATAAGGCCGCAGGTCGAATGAAACCGTCGTGTGTTCGACAAAATAATTGTAGGTACCGCGAACCTGCTCCAAATAACGATCCGAATATGCCTCAAACGTCAGCTTGCCTTTCATCGTTGCACCTCGCGCAATTCTAGTCTTATGCCCTGCTTATAGCTGTATCGCTATTCCCAGCGTTCGATACTGTAAACTTTAAACGCGTGCGCATCCGTGTGCTGCGTCACCGTATAAATCCATTGGTATTCATTCACCGTCGAACGGCCGTCGGGGTAATACACGCCGACATTCTCGGTAACATAAAACTTATATTCGCCGTTGATTTTCTGGATATTCATAATTTGATAACGGATCAGCTTTTCTTTAATATTTTTCTCGCTGAGCCGGCGGACTAGGCTTTGCTGCTCCGCGTACAGAGGACCGTTCGGATCGATCAGCCCCTCGACGAGGGAGAACCGGTTCTTGTTCACGGCCTCGACTATGGACTCCTCGTATGCGTTCATCACATCGGTCGCCCCGGAGGAATCCCGATAATCCACCTGTTCGCCAGACGGCCCTCCCGGTTCATGAGAATCGTCTTTTTCGGAACAGGCACTAAGCAGCAAAGTCAGACCTAGCAGCAGTAACGCTATTCTGCGCATCTATGTCGTCTCCCGTCTGAATGATTAGCCTCGTTCAATCCAATTGATACCGCGTTCAGCCTTAACGTAAATTCTATTCTACCATGAATCAGTGCTTAACATAAATGGCTTACTTATCCGTCCAAGACGGGTTCAGCAGAACCATATGAATATGATCTTCCCATACACCGTGAATGCGCAGGTAGTTATGGGCAAGTCCTTCGTGCTTGAAGCCAAGCCGTTCACAGACCTTAAGCGAAGGCCCGTTGCGCGGCATAATATTCGCTTCGATTCGGTGCAAATTCAGTTCGTCGAATGCAAAAGCAATGACATGGGACAAGGCCTCCGTCATATAACCTTTATTCCGATGTCCCGCGTCCGTCCGGTATCCTAGATGGCAGGATTGAAATGCGCCGCGAATGATATTGTTAAGCGATACCGTCCCGATCAAATCGCCGTCTGGATCCTCTGCTGCGCACAGCCATAAACGGATGCCATGCCCGGCTTCCATCATACGGTGATCGTTCTGAATCAGCTGTCTTTGCACGTCAAGCGTGAAGTAGTCTTCGTCGCGGTCCGGCTCCCATTCGGCAAGCGCCTCGCGGTTACGCCTCACGAACGCAAGCGCTCGTTCCGCATCGGACTCGTCGATGACGCGAAGAATGAGATGCTTCGAATTTAGCTTTAGCTGCATCATTTCATGTAACGATTTCATGGCTCTTGCTCCGTTCTTTTTGTATGCGTGCGACGCTCTTGTATCTATGCGCTTCCCAGTTTAGTGCAAGAATCCTTTACTCAGCGAATAGATGCCGAATCCGAGCAGAATCAACCCTGACATTCGATTGACGAGACGCATAGCGCCCGCACTCAAGATCTGCTTAATGAAGCCAACCACGAAGCTGAGAAGCAGCCACCACAGCGCGGATCCGGCGATAACGCCAAGAACAAGCACGAATAATTGCGAGGATGAAGCGCCAAGCACATCAAGCCCTGCAAAGATGCCGATAAACGACAGAATCGTTATCGGATTCGTAATCGTGAGCAGGAAAGTCGTCAGGTATGCACCTGCAATACTACGGCTCATGCCGGCTTCCTCGTCCCGATCCCCGCTTGAACGAAAGGCTTGAATGCCTAAGCAGCATAGAAACAGCCCGCCCAGCAACGAAATCCAGCTCTGCATCGATACCAAGCCGGCGGTTAGTCTGTCAAAGCCGAGAGCGGCGATGCACCCGTACAGCCCATCTGCCGTCGCCGCCCCGAGTCCGGCTGCAAAGCCGAAGCGTCTGCCCTGGTTTATCGTCCGTTTCATGCACAGGATCCCGATTGGCCCGACAGGAGCAGCAACCGACAAGCCGATTATCATTCCTTTTGCAAGCATCATCATGTCAAAATAACCTCATCTGCACGCGCTAAATAGTCGTGCTTCTTCTAGTGTAACTGACTCCGGCAAAATTTGCATGACAAAGGGCCGTACCGAGCATTAAGTTTCCCTCAGAAATCGCTGTCAAAAAATGCTGTCCGAATGCCGTCCATGCTTGTCGCGTTCTTGTTCGCACGGTAGCGCTTCAGCTTCTCTTCGCCTTGATTGACCGCCCAATTGAGCAGTATATCTCGGTCACCTTCATATGCATAGTTCGGAACGCTGAACCCGCAGGAGGTTTTAACGATCTCCACATCGGACACGATGATCTGCCTGCTGCCCGGGTACAGGGTGAACAATGGCGCCAGACTGGTCCATTCCTCTGCGCCTCGTAATATGACTCTCGCCGTGCCGTATAACCGTAGGATCAGCGGCTTGCCCTCGAAGGAAACGAACATGAAGGTAATCCGATTGGTCTCGCTCAAATGCGCGCTTGTCTCATTGCCGCTGCCCGTTAAATCCAAATAAGCAACTTGGTTCGGCGATAGTATCCGAAAAGCATCGTAGCCCTTGGGAGATAAATTCACATGACCGCCACAAGAAGCCGTACCGACGAAAAACATCTTCTGTTCTCTGATAAACGCCTCATGCTCCGGAAGCATGGACGGGTAGACAGTGCCCATCAGCATTCTCCTCGTCAATTGAATTTCTCTTGCATATCCTATTCAACCGTCCGCTCGGCAAGTACCTTAAGCTGTCCGTTGCGATGCTCCAGAAACCGCCGCATATACCGTCCCAGCACCGCGCGCTCTACAATCCAGCCCAGCATGCCGAAAGGAGCAGTGAAGGTCAGCGTATCCACCATTCGGGTTCTCGTCCCGTGCGCTTCAAAAAAATGCGCGTGCCGAAGCGACTTAAACGCGCCCTTCTGCATCTCATCAACAAAGTATACGGGGAAATCGTATTCCGTAATACGAGAGGTCAGCTGCTGCCTCACGCCAAAATGCGTCGCCTGAAAGGTCACGGTTGCCCCCGCTTCAATGCGGCCTTTGGTCGTGCCTGCAACCGCCTGCTCCTTCGTATGCTTCCATACGGTTTGCGTATGTACGTCTATATCTCTTGCGAGATCAAAGCAGCGCTCAATCGGCGCATGAATCCATACTTCCGTTCTTACTGTTATCACGAACGTTCACCTCTCGCTGCTTATGCCGGAATTTTCATTCATTTCGACATCTTCCAACTTTTTCCTCTTCTACCTATCCCATCACGCGAAATAGACGAATCCGCTGGAGCCGATGGGTAGATGCTCCCTTGCCAATGTCTCCGGTACATCCGTCTCATTCCCGGGATAGAGCTTCCCTGCTATTGGCCTAATTGTCGGCCAGCAGGGCTAATGTCCAATCGGCTGCGCCGCTGATTTCATACGATATCGTATACCGAGTGCCGATAAAAACAACAAGAACTCTCAACCGGCGCCGGAATTACCATAAAGGGAGGAATTTGCATGTCCGGTGTACACGGTGGATTCACCTCTGCTGGTGTGATTCTGGTTCTGTTCATTCTGCTGGTCATCGTATCCCGCGGGTTTATGTACTAATCCAATCACCTAGTCGATAATGCGAAAACCGTCGAAGGCTTCCCTTCGACGGTTTTTCATTGTTACCACGCGTACGTGTATAAGGCGTGAGCCACGCCGTCTTCCTCGTTCGAGCGGGTCAGTACATTCGCTGCATCCTTCACGCCTTCCGGCGAGTTCGCGACGGCTACGCCAAGTCCAGCGAAAGCCAGCATGCCCACATCGTTAAAATAATTCCCGATCGCCATCACGCGGCTCTGTTGAATGCCCCGCAGACGGGCAAGCTGTTCGAGTGCCTTTCCTTTGCTTGCTTCCTTATGCTGCACATCAATGAAATAATCGCCGCTGCGAATATGCTGCAGGCCATGCTTCCAGCCGTTCCACTCCTGCTCAATGATGTCCAGCTCCGCCTGCTGACCGAATAACGTAAACTTCACCAAGCCGTCCGGAAGCGGCTCCTGCGGATTGCGCATTTTCGGCAGCGCGCCGAAGCGGCTGTACATAACCTGCGCCTCCGGCGTTATGCCCTCGATCATCATCTCAAAGGCGGTATTGATGTCGAAGTGATGCTTGCCCCGCAAACAATAGCCGCGAAACCGCTCTACCTCAGCATGATCAATACTGTATTGATGCAAAACCTGCCGGCTTGCCGCATCTACGGTAGCGGCGCCGTTATGCGTAATCATCGTACCGGCGAGGCCAAGCTCCTCCAGTACCGGAATCGCATTGGCCGGACCCCGGCCTGTACACAGCACGATTTCTGCTCCGCGATGCTGCGCTTCGCGAACGGCTTCGCGAACGCCCGGCGTCAGCACATGTCCATCCGTAAGAAGTGTCCCGTCTATATCCAGCGCAATCAAATCATAGTTGATTATCCCCATGGTACGTATGTCTCCTCTTCCTGCTCCTATGCGTCAAGCTTCTATTTCTTCCGATTCCGCGAGCGAATGCACCGTCAGCAGCGATTCAAGCTCCGTTTCGGTCAACAGCCGATAATCGCCGAGCTTCAGCTTTGCGTCCAGGACAAGCGGCCCCATTGACACGCGGCGGAGATAGACGACAAGCTTGCCGACTGCCTCGAACATCCGCTTCACCTGGTGGAACTTCCCCTCATGGATCGTCAGCGTAATACGGCTGTAAATACCATCCTCGCGTTCTTCTTTATCGTCGATCACAAGCTCCGCCGGCATCGTCTTATAGCCATCCTCCAGAGTCACGCCTTGCGTGAAGGCTTCCCGGTCGCGCTCATTCACGTCGCCGCGTACAATTGCCTCGTATGTCTTAGGCACATGCTTGCGCGGCGAAAGCAGGTCATGCGCCAGCTTGCCGTCATTCGTGAGCAGCAGCAGCCCTTCCGTATCCTTATCAAGCCGACCGACCGGGAACGGCTGAAGGATGCGATCGTCCGGGTCAAGCAGGTCAATAACCGTGCGGTCTCGCGAATCCTCTGTCGCCGAAATAACGCCCTGGGGTTTATTCAGCATGACGTAGATCGTTTCCCGGTAGATGACTTCTTCATCATCGAAACGTACAACCGCGGTGTTCGGATCCAGCGTCAAGCCGAAATCCTTAACCGTCTTCCCGTCTACAGACACCCGCCCCTGCTTAACAGCCCGCTTGACTTCGCTGCGCGTACCAAAGCCCATATTTGCCAGCAGCTTATCCAGCCGCATTCTTGTAACCATGCTCGCTCAGCTCCTATTACGCCAACCTCCTCTGCAAACACATGCAGAGTTCTTCCCTCATTGTATAATAAAGCAGGTAGCATAACCAACCCATAATATGGGACCTATATCCACAGCGCAAGCACTACAACAAAATAAGCTGTCTAATAGAGGCTCCGCCCCCACCCGGGTACGTCGCTTCATCAGACAGCTTTCTTGATCTCTTGGTTAGCCGGCTTTGTCATGATTCGGATATCCTTTGCTCCGGCGGCTTTTCCGCAAGCGCTTTCGCAAGCTCGCGCAGCATTTCGTCCGCAACAACGAGCCGAAACGCTGCGAATGGCGGAGCCGCCGCATCGCGCAGCACGGCAAGGCTTAACCTCACATCAGCTAGCAGCTGCCGCAAATCGAGACCCATCCAAATGTCCGGGTACGCGATAAGCTTGTTCTCCGCCTGTGTGAACAGCTTGACCGCTCCGGAATAATTATCGTTACGCCAATGATGCAGCCCGACTGCGGCTTGGAGCAGCCCTTGGTAGAGGGTGCTGCGCCCTTCCTCGAGCCACAGCTCCTCCATTACCTCATGACATTCAAAATAGTCCTCATCAACGTTGAACAGAACGACAAAATAAACAAACCGTTCATCGTAGCTGCGTGCCGCCGCCATTTACGTCGTGCCGCCCTTCTTCGCCCGTGCGATTGCCGACCGGATATCGTCGGACAACATGCGAATGGCGTAAGCATCCTCTTTCTCCCACAGCTCATTGAACCGCAGCTGGAATTGCACGGCTTCCCGAACGCGATGAAAGAAGTAGAGCTCTTGGATATCGCTAAGGACGCTGGACACCATGTTGGATTTCTCCTCGAATTCCCTCTGGGCGTCCAATATTTCCTTGCGAATGCTCGACATTTCGGTATCCAGAACCGAAGCGGCCTCTGCCGCCTTCTTCAGCCGGCCCCGTACTTCATCCGGCAGGCTCTCTTTGTACTTATAGTTGAGCGAATGCTCGATGGTCGCCCAGAAATTCATCGCCAGCGTACGGATTTGAATCTCTGCCAGCACGTTCTTCAAGCCGATAGCCGTTTGCACTGGATACTCTATGATCATGTGATAGCTGCGATAGCCGCTGTCTTTGAAATTCGTAATATAGTCCTTCTCGTACACGAGCTTCAAATCCTTGCGCGCGCGGATAAAGGAAGCCACGCGGTGGATATCATCGACGAATTGGCACATGATTCGAATGCCTGCTATATCCTCGATACCCGTGTCGATTTTTTCCATCGGCACCGACAGCCGCTTGGCTTTCTCCAATATACTTGAGATCCGCTTGACCCGGCCGGTAACGAACTCGATCGGCGAATAGGCTTCCCGATTCTTCAGTTCGGTACGGAGCGTCTTCAGCTTCACCTTTAATTCTTCCACTGCCTGCTCATATGGCTGCAAAAATAGTCCCCAGTCTCTTCCGTCCATCCGGCCGCCTCCTGTCTAAGACCGATGATCTGCTCCTATGGCCTCTACGATCGATTTGAATCCATCTCTGCGCAAGTAGGCTTTGAGCCCGTCCGCCAGCTCGCGCAGCAATTCCGGCCCCTTGTAGATGAGCCCGGTATATATTTCAACAAGACTTGCACCTGCGCGAATTTTATCGTATGCATCCGATGCCGTAAAGATGCCGCCTGAACCAATAATGGGCATCTTGCCGCCGGTTAAACGGTAGACTTCGCGCACGACTGCTGTCGAACGTTCGCGGAGCGGTTTGCCGCTCAAGCCGCCAGTTTCCCTTGAATTCGCATGCTGAAGCCCGTCACGGCTGATTGTCGTATTCGTAGCGATAATGCCGTTTACGCCGCTTGCAACGATCGTATCTACAGTATAGCCCAGCTGCTCGTCCGTCATATCTGGGGCGATTTTCACAAGCACGGGCTTGCGCGCCGCGCCGCTCTTGCCTGCTTGCTTGCCCATCTCTTCCATGACTGTCGAAAGCAGCAGGCGGAGCTCGTCCCCGTGCTGAAGCGCGCGAAGATCGGGCGTGTTGGGCGAGCTGATATTGACCACGAAGAAGTCACCGTATGTATAAAGCTGCTGCAAGCATGCGCGGTAATCTTCATGCGCCAGCTCGTTTGGCGTGGTTTTGTTCTTGCCGATATTCACGGCGATGGGGATTCGGCGGTTCGTATCCTTCGCGAGCCGCTCGGCCATGGCGGCAGCACCGTCATTGTTGAAGCCCATCCGATTGACGAGCGCTTCGTCGGACGGAAGCCGAAACAGCCTCGGCAGGTCATTGCCCGCTTGTCCCTTCGGCGTTACTGTGCCGACTTCGGCAAAGCTGAAGCCGATATTAGCAAACATATCAACGGCTTTCGCATTCTTATCAAGGCCCGCTGCAAGTCCGATCGGGTGGGCAAAGTGCAAGCCGAATACGCCCATCTCCAATTCCTTCGCTTCCGGTACGCCGTACATCGCTCGCATGAATGCCGGAACCCCCGGGACGCGGCTGGCCGTATGAAGCCCGTCAATAACGAGATGATGCGCCTTCTCTGCATCCATCCGAAAGAAATAAGGTTTGGCCACTTTACTGTACAACACTGAATGATTCACTCCGTTCTTCGTGTTAGCTCTATCGAACAGTTTAACGTGTCGGCGGCGAAAAAGAAAGAGCCCGCCGCGGCTTTCAGGACGGCAGACCCCACCACAATTTCCGTCATCCCTAGTTGTCTCGTCCCGGGAAAACGATTACAATACATACATATCCCTATCTGAATGAAAAGAAAGGTTGATCCGTATGAGCCAAGCTAAGAAGAAGCCCCCTATCATGAAATCCAAGCAAAAGGAAGAAATCAATAAGAAAGCTCTTGTTTGGATCGGATCGATCTTCGCCCTGATCGTCATCGTCATGGCAGTCCTGCTTATCGTCGATAAATAAGCTGCATGAATTCTTTCCTATAACCAGCGGTATACAACAGCGGAGTTCGTCTCGTCCTGAACCGGCTGCAAGCGGAAACGCGATGCAATCGGGGCAGTTTTGGCGGGAAGGACGCCGCTTTTTATTTTGACCTTCGTGCCGAGCGGCACGAGGTCGAACAGCTCCTCGAGATCTTTCCGCAGCATGCGTACGCAGCCGTGCGACTCGTCCTTGCCGATACTGTCAGGATCGTTCGTGCCATGAATCGCATACAAGGTGCTTGATAAGGTCATGCCCCTGCTGCCGAACTCACTGTCGTCCTGGCCGTTCGGATTGCGCACCTTCTCGGTAATGGCGAAGCTTCCGGCAGGCGTCTTATCGCCGCCAAGCCCCACGGTGTAGCTTCGCACGATAACGTCACCGCTTACGACGGCCAGCTGGTGCGTGTCCTTATCGATAATAATGGACAGCGGCTCGTCAGGCAGCTGGTTACTCTCGGAAGCTGGGCCTCCAGAAGCCGCGCTGCTTCCTGGCTTATTCGTGTTTGTTGGTGAAGCATCCTGACTGCCTGATTCTTCATCGCCAGGCTTGCCTCCGGCTGCTGCCGACTTCAGCTGGCGAAGAAGCTTTGGAAACAGCTGCTTCATCGCAAGCGAGCTGCCCGACAGAATATTATTTGGATAGGGCTTGTTTAGCGCTTCCAGCCCGCTTGGCCATGATTTCGTCCGCTCACGGTACTGCACGATGCCACTGGCGAGCGTCCACTGCATTTCCTGCTGCGCGCTCCATGCCGTGTAGGTCTTGAACGCTGCCGATGCATCGTCGGGCTGGCAGTCGCATGTCTTCGCATCCAGAAGGCTG encodes:
- a CDS encoding VanZ family protein, which gives rise to MKVVTGILVCAYTVLLIYWMFIGFGRSSSHSSGYHYNVVPLHTIKLYVVHAGRFDLNYWLVNLVGNIAVFAPLGLTVPYICRLKLLKFTVVFVLALFLLESLQLLLQRGSFDIDDILLNTVGAWLGFACLHLIRKRVTA
- a CDS encoding AAA family ATPase, translated to MKFVLLFGPQAVGKMTVGRELEKITGLKLFHNHMTIELLHPLFGFSSEAWRLTELFRTEIFKTVAASEMEGLIFTYVWAFNQQEDWDFVRKASEIFESQGGEVYLVELEADLEKRLERNRTPYRLEQKPTKRNVEHSEWELLRSLDTYRLNSDPGEVPGERYFRLNNSGLEPEQAARLIKAHFKF
- a CDS encoding Cof-type HAD-IIB family hydrolase, coding for MGIINYDLIALDIDGTLLTDGHVLTPGVREAVREAQHRGAEIVLCTGRGPANAIPVLEELGLAGTMITHNGAATVDAASRQVLHQYSIDHAEVERFRGYCLRGKHHFDINTAFEMMIEGITPEAQVMYSRFGALPKMRNPQEPLPDGLVKFTLFGQQAELDIIEQEWNGWKHGLQHIRSGDYFIDVQHKEASKGKALEQLARLRGIQQSRVMAIGNYFNDVGMLAFAGLGVAVANSPEGVKDAANVLTRSNEEDGVAHALYTYAW
- a CDS encoding GNAT family N-acetyltransferase encodes the protein MKGKLTFEAYSDRYLEQVRGTYNYFVEHTTVSFDLRPYSAEQMKQLIEPLADMYRSYVVLAEGQYAGYLMLTQHKKRPAFNVTAELAIYLEPSFTGQGIGKEAGLFLEETARALNYHSLVAAICTENAGSIALFGKLGYKQVACYEEIAYKFDRWLDLVCYQKLLK
- a CDS encoding antibiotic biosynthesis monooxygenase → MILETAVLHVKPELDASFVPSFIEASALIASMKGYVNHELRRCLENRHQYLLLVWWETLEDHTVGFRQSAQYQEWRRLLHHYYEPFPVVEHYENIQIH
- a CDS encoding YjjG family noncanonical pyrimidine nucleotidase; its protein translation is MYKAILFDLDNTLLNYDTSEHEAMRQTIDVHRLAELEGFEWETFRTVFAPINWNYWINRVEHRLHISQVLDYSFRDTLLQMGHDSTLSRSLASTYWKIFSATCHFMDGTEELLARLHGRYRVGIVSNGIGEAQRKRLAAGGVSHYFQHLFISDEIGVSKPDKLIFDRAVEALGVDRSEILFVGDSLTDDYEGARMSRIDFCHYNPNRKPVREEISPAHTIHALSELVDIITREEGHR
- a CDS encoding SRPBCC family protein; the protein is MITVRTEVWIHAPIERCFDLARDIDVHTQTVWKHTKEQAVAGTTKGRIEAGATVTFQATHFGVRQQLTSRITEYDFPVYFVDEMQKGAFKSLRHAHFFEAHGTRTRMVDTLTFTAPFGMLGWIVERAVLGRYMRRFLEHRNGQLKVLAERTVE
- a CDS encoding GNAT family N-acetyltransferase; protein product: MQLKLNSKHLILRVIDESDAERALAFVRRNREALAEWEPDRDEDYFTLDVQRQLIQNDHRMMEAGHGIRLWLCAAEDPDGDLIGTVSLNNIIRGAFQSCHLGYRTDAGHRNKGYMTEALSHVIAFAFDELNLHRIEANIMPRNGPSLKVCERLGFKHEGLAHNYLRIHGVWEDHIHMVLLNPSWTDK
- a CDS encoding pseudouridine synthase; the protein is MVTRMRLDKLLANMGFGTRSEVKRAVKQGRVSVDGKTVKDFGLTLDPNTAVVRFDDEEVIYRETIYVMLNKPQGVISATEDSRDRTVIDLLDPDDRILQPFPVGRLDKDTEGLLLLTNDGKLAHDLLSPRKHVPKTYEAIVRGDVNERDREAFTQGVTLEDGYKTMPAELVIDDKEEREDGIYSRITLTIHEGKFHQVKRMFEAVGKLVVYLRRVSMGPLVLDAKLKLGDYRLLTETELESLLTVHSLAESEEIEA
- a CDS encoding YjcZ family sporulation protein, coding for MSGVHGGFTSAGVILVLFILLVIVSRGFMY
- a CDS encoding pyridoxamine 5'-phosphate oxidase family protein; the protein is MGTVYPSMLPEHEAFIREQKMFFVGTASCGGHVNLSPKGYDAFRILSPNQVAYLDLTGSGNETSAHLSETNRITFMFVSFEGKPLILRLYGTARVILRGAEEWTSLAPLFTLYPGSRQIIVSDVEIVKTSCGFSVPNYAYEGDRDILLNWAVNQGEEKLKRYRANKNATSMDGIRTAFFDSDF
- a CDS encoding DUF309 domain-containing protein, translating into MAAARSYDERFVYFVVLFNVDEDYFECHEVMEELWLEEGRSTLYQGLLQAAVGLHHWRNDNYSGAVKLFTQAENKLIAYPDIWMGLDLRQLLADVRLSLAVLRDAAAPPFAAFRLVVADEMLRELAKALAEKPPEQRISES
- the hisA gene encoding phosphoribosylformimino-5-aminoimidazole carboxamide ribotide isomerase produces the protein MKFRPCIDLHSGKVKQIVGETLDASGKGVVENFVSEHDSAYYADMFLRDKLTGGHVIMLGGGNEEAALAALRAYPGGLQIGGGIHAENAALYLEAGASHVIVTSYIFRDGQLNMGNLQRIVSEVGKDRLVIDLSCKEKDDQWVVVTNQWKTFSSFTVNEENLRELEKYCDEFLVHAVDVEGKRTGILRSLVEQLAGWVTIPTTYAGGARSFEDLELFRSLTAGKLDITIGSALDIFGGSLSYQEVVAACSR
- a CDS encoding LysE family translocator, whose translation is MMMLAKGMIIGLSVAAPVGPIGILCMKRTINQGRRFGFAAGLGAATADGLYGCIAALGFDRLTAGLVSMQSWISLLGGLFLCCLGIQAFRSSGDRDEEAGMSRSIAGAYLTTFLLTITNPITILSFIGIFAGLDVLGASSSQLFVLVLGVIAGSALWWLLLSFVVGFIKQILSAGAMRLVNRMSGLILLGFGIYSLSKGFLH